TAAAGAAGGAATCCAAGGCTGCCAACAAGTTCTAAAACGGGCTGTATGACATTCATATTCCTATGATACCGAAATAGCCCCTCCTTTTCAAGAAAAATAAAATGCTGTAAAATAGAAGAATGGGTGTGGAAATGAAAAGAAAACATACTGCTATCCGCAGATTTCTTACAAAAACTGGCGTTGCAGTTTGCATATTGGCTGTTTTTTCTGCAGGCTTTACAGGCTGTAAAAAAAATCAGAAAGATAATGATCCCAACAGCGTAGATTTGACTTTAAATCAGGCTGATTCACCTGCGATTCAGTCGGCACCTCAAAAATGGCACGTTACCAATAAAAGAGTAATGGTGCTTTTTGGTTATGATTTTAATAATCCCGAAATAAAAGAAAGTCTGCTCTCACTTCTTCGAGAAAACTTTGGTCTTGATGAAGACGGCGGACTCATTTACCCGGTTACCTATCCGGAAGATTTTAAGCACGGTGTAAAAGGCTATGCTTCTGATTTTACTGCTGCCCTTCAGACTGAAGAACTGGACCTTTGCGGTGTTGTACTTCTTGGTGCACCTGAAAATACTCATATTGCACTTGCCCGTAATCAGGATAAATGGGAACAGGAAGTTCCTTACCCTGTAATTGCACTTTTTCCTCAGGATGATGTTCTTGGTATTGAATCTACCTGCGATATTGTTGTTGATAAGGGACAGACTGCAGGACTTACCGGAGAAATCGCTCCTGAAGAAACTGACGGTCAGATTCATCAGAATGCGCCGGAAATTATCGTAGAAACAATTAAATATATTCAGCTGCTGGATGGTGCCCCGGAGCGTTCGAAGGCTCTGCAGAAGCATATGCAGCAGATGCTCGAAGGATATCAGTTCCACCACTACACGGACCCGGAAACCGGGCTGATGTCGATAAATCATTTTGTATTGAATTAGTATGATAGAAATTTCACAGCACACCCAGAATATAATCGGATCACGAGATGCTATTGCTGCGCTCGAAACGAAGGATCACGCCCGACTACTTATTATTTCGGATTCGCACGGACGTTACCCGGTTTTCGAGAGTATTGTGCGCGGCTATGGAGCTAAATGTGACGCGCTGATTTTTTGTGGCGACGGCGTGAGTGATGTCGCAACTTTGCTTTATAAACAGAAAATCGATGAGAAACTGGCAGAGTGTGTGCCGCCGGTGATTGCAGCCGTACGCGGAAATTGTGATCCGTCCAGCTACCCGCTAGATAAAGGCAGCCTTTATTTTTCAGAGCTGATTGAACTTAAGGTAAACGGCCGCGGCATTCTCGTAACTCACGGCCATAACCAGGGTGTTGATTTTGGATTAGAAACTCTCGGTCTTGAAATGCAGGTTTCAGAATGCAGCACTGCTTTTTACGGGCATACTCATATTGCTCACGAAGATACGTTCAAGAATTTTAAGATTGTGAATCCGGGAAGTTGTGCAAGACCTCGGGGAGGCCAGCCAGCTGGCTTTGCAATTGCTACTGTTGAAAAAACTTTTGTTGATATAGCGTTTATAAAAATGACGTTAAAAAATGATGGGACCACAGAGTATTCTCTATGGTCCCCATATTGATGGTGGTTTCGACAAGCTAAACCACCGGTATTTTAGTTCATGCCGAATGGCTCTTTATCTGCGGCAGCTTTTTCTGCAGCAGCGTAAGCAGCAGCATCTTCTGCGCTCATCTGAGCAACTTCCTCAGCATACTCTGTCTGATTTTCTGCTTCAACTGATACAGTCTCTGCTTCAGCATTTTCTGTACCTTCTGCATCTGACTTCTGGCGGCTGTAGCTTACAGCAAGCTTGCGGCCACGGTAGTCATAACCGTTAAGTTTATCAATTGCAGTCTGAGCATCTTCTGTATAAAGCTGTACAAAAGAATAATTTGCAAGAACCTTAATATCACCGATACGCTCGCGGTCAATACCAGCGATTGCAATAAGAATACCTACGAGGTCGCGTGGGTAAACACGGCGGTTTTTACCAATGCTGATGAAGATTGATGTAGCC
The Treponema bryantii DNA segment above includes these coding regions:
- a CDS encoding DbpA RNA binding domain-containing protein → MAFNRDFELNEAQLEEFLANATERVRTSENVDLLSDLNKLFKKNVPLTVRKYVIAYLLKEALKHYHPFNNRRDRFERNERNERNDRNERNNRNRQERNFRQERAERVEEPAEAAPATEEERPRHPRVEIPEDQATSIFISIGKNRRVYPRDLVGILIAIAGIDRERIGDIKVLANYSFVQLYTEDAQTAIDKLNGYDYRGRKLAVSYSRQKSDAEGTENAEAETVSVEAENQTEYAEEVAQMSAEDAAAYAAAEKAAADKEPFGMN
- a CDS encoding YfcE family phosphodiesterase; amino-acid sequence: MIEISQHTQNIIGSRDAIAALETKDHARLLIISDSHGRYPVFESIVRGYGAKCDALIFCGDGVSDVATLLYKQKIDEKLAECVPPVIAAVRGNCDPSSYPLDKGSLYFSELIELKVNGRGILVTHGHNQGVDFGLETLGLEMQVSECSTAFYGHTHIAHEDTFKNFKIVNPGSCARPRGGQPAGFAIATVEKTFVDIAFIKMTLKNDGTTEYSLWSPY